AATCCCGACCTTGACTTATGGATCGGAGCCCTGGAACGCATCAACAATGCAGGACTTAAACGCCTGGGTGCCATCCACCGCGGATTCAGTTCTTACGATAAGAAGATATACCGCAACCTTCCTCAATGGCACATTCCCATTGAACTGCGCCGTCGTATCCCAAATCTTCCTATTTTCTGTGACCCCAGCCACATCGGCGGGAAGCGTGAACTGATTGCCTCTCTGAGCCAACAGGCAATGGACCTGAACTTCGACGGGCTGATCATCGAATCACACTGCAACCCCGATGTTGCCCTTAGCGATGCCTCTCAACAAATAACCCCCGACGTCCTGGATTACATCCTGAATCTTCTGGTTATCCGTACTGAAACACAAAGCACCGAAAGTCTGGCAGAACTAAGAAGACAGATTGACGACTGCGACAATGCACTCATTGAGACGTTGGCAAAGAGAATGCGTGTGAGCCGTGAAATAGGAACGTTCAAAAAAGAGCATAACATGACAGTACTTCAGAGCGGACGTTACGATGAAATTCTATCCAAACGGGGAGCACAAGGTGCAGAGTTCGGAATGGATCCCGAATTTGTAAAAGCTGTGTTCGAGGCTATCCACGAGGAATCAGTACGTCAACAAATGGAAATAATCAACCAGTAAGAAACAACAAAAATGAGGATATTAATTCTTGGAGCCGGAAAGATGGGCTCTTTCTTTACAGATGTATTAAGTTTCCAACATGAAACAGCAGTATACGATGTTAATCCACAACAACTCAGGTTTGTGTACAACACCTATCGTTTCACTACGCTGGAAGAGATCAAGGAATTTGAACCCGAACTGGTTATCAATGCCGTTACCATCAAATATACGCTCGAAGCATTCAGACAGATTCTGCCTGTATTAACCAAAGATTGTATTTTAAGTGATATTACAAGCGTAAAGACCGGACTGAAAAAATTCTATCAGGAAAGTGGCTTCCGATATGTATCCACTCATCCCATGTTTGGCCCTACATTTGCCAGCCTCAACAACTTGTCAAGTGAGAGTGCCATCATCATCTCTGAAAGCGACCATCTGGGGAAAGTTTTTTTCAAAGATCTGTATAGCACACTTGGCCTCAACATCTTTGAATACACATTTGATGAACACGACGATACAGTAGCTTACTCACTCTCCATTCCGTTTGTTTCCACTTTCGTCTTTGCAGCCGTAATGAAACACCAGGAAGCCCCGGGAACCACCTTCAAGAAGCACATGGCCATAGCTAAAGGACTGATGAGCGAGGATGACTACCTGCTTCAGGAAATTCTTTTCAATCCTCGTACTCCTGCACAGGTTGAGAACATCCGCCGCGAGCTGAAAGAGATATTGGAAATTATCACTGCCAAAGATGCAGATCGTCTAAAGAAGTACCTCACTAAGATTCGTAAGAATATTCAGTAATCAAGAGTTTATAAAAGCCGGCATTTCTATACCCGATATAGATTTGCCGGCTTTTTTATTTTCTTAAGATTCGGTATAGTTCATTCGTTGTCTCGCCCGTGCCAAACAATCCTAATGAATTTTCAAATGTCACCATCTATAATGCACAAAACACTCATCCTACACTCATAAAATAGATTAATTATTATTAACAAAAATATTTCATTTCCTATTAATTCATCATTAAGTCATTATGAGTTTTAAAGAATGTGAATCATAGCAGAACTAAACATTATACCCAAATGTTTATATTTGACATGCATTTTTTCAATCAACGTTTATACCTATTTGACTATGAAAATTAAATTTACACTCACAGCTATTATTGCGTGGGTATCATTATTTACTTTCGGGCAAATAACAATACCTAAAAATGCAACTTTCGTAACACCGAAAGTTACGCAGCAATTAAAAGGATTGTATCAGACTAAGAACCTTAAAACCCTTAACCTCCTGTTCCCAGGAGAAAGAGTAACCTCTCAAGCTCCGGATCTGAAATCTTCAGCCGCCAAACAAAAGCTAGACAGCATAGTGAGCCACAAGTGGGATGCTACCAATCAGTGGGTTAAATATACCAAAGAAGAACATGCATATGATGACAATGGCAGATGGGTTACAGGGGTTTATTATAGCTGGAACAGTGATATCAATCGATGGGCAGAAGGCATTAAAGATGTATACACTTATAATGCCAACAACAAATGGGCTTCGAGTATTAACTACAACTGGAACACCAATACAAACCAGTGGGTTAATAATTCAAAAAATGAATATACCTACAATGCCAATGGTTATTGTACACAACTTCTCGCTTCTGAATGGAAAGCTTCCAGCAGTCAATGGGTCAACAACTCAAAAGATGAACTTACTTATAATAGCAATGGTTATTGGACACAAGGTATTGTTTCAGAATGGGATACGATAGCCAACCAGTGGGTTAATGGTTTAAAATACGAATGCGCCTACAATGTTTACAATAAAATCACTGAAATCATTGTTTATTATTGGAATGCAGAAACAAGCCAATGGACAAACTTCATGCTGTTTGAATTTATATATTATACTGCTGATGGAAAGTTAAAAGAAAGCAATGTTCATTTTTGGGGTGAACCAATCTATTCTGCTGAATGGTATCTGGTTACAAAAAATGAGTATACATACGACAGCAATGAAAGATTATTTACAGAGATCATCTCTGAATATAATATCGATATTATTTGGGGGTACGAATTGTCTAATAAATCGAAATATGAATATAGTTACGATGCCAATGGAAACAGAACTCAAAGCTTTGTTTCGAAATGGGATATTGACACCAGCAGTTGGTCCTCCTACTCAAAAGAAGTAAACAGTTACGACTTAGCATACAACTTCACCGATTTACTTTTACCTTCTGAATATTTTGTACTAACTATTCCTTCTTCAAATTTAACGCCAGACATTATAAACAAACCTCTTGAGGATATTGAATATCTTTGGAATAAGACATCCACAAATTGGGACAATAACACCAAAGACATTTACTATTATTCTGATTTGAATGGCAGTGGAATAAACGAAGTTACAACAGATAATCTCATTATTTATCCAAATCCTGTTTCTGAAGGATTCTACCTAAACCTTTCTGAGAAGAATATAAAAGTTTCAATTTATGATTTTAGTGGCAACCTTCTTTTCACAAAGCAACTATCCGGCAACGAATACATCAACGTAAGCACCCTTCCACATGGAATTTATATGATAAAAGTCACAACAGACAAAGGCATAATGACCAAGAAGTTTGTTAAGAAATAGCTCATACATTGACAATGTCAAAAAGTACGCCCCGTTAATCACTCACGTGATGGCGGGGCGTTAATCCTTTTCATTAAGGATCATTAATTAACTGTTCTATAAGGTAAGTTCTATGTTACCTGCTCAAAGGTAATACTATTTATTTATTGACAAATAATATTTTTAAAAGAATATTCATTTAATTTATATTAAATGCTTTAATTTCAGCAAATAAGCCAAGAATGAGATAAAATTTTATTTTCAGATGGAATTATTTTAAAGCAGATATTATTTTATTCAATGTTCAAAAGTTAGCTGCAACGGATAATATAATTGAATGATGGATCGTCAAATGAAGTAAATATATTAATAGGTAAATATTCAACGCACAAGCTGTCGGTGCTTTTGTCTTAGCTTCGTTTAAATTGGTATAAATTCTTAAAAATGAAATCTTTTGATACTATTTATTTTTCATATCCTTTTTTAAAAAAAATGAAGTAGAAATCTCAGAAAATGGACTTTTGCAGAAAAACGACATAAGATTTTGGATGAGAGACAATAAAATAAGGTAGAAGTAAATATTGACGCTTATTTAATACAGAAGCCAATTTGAGAGAGAGAGATTATTATAAAACGGCCAACCGGCTACAGCGGTAAGCAGATTAGAAGTCTATCGGCATCAGATTATCAAAGACATAAAGAGAAACTAACCAATTCATAGTGAAAAGTTAATCCAATTATGTACAAGACCAAGGTGAATCATCTACAAGATCGAAAGTAATCATGTACAAGATTGAGGGGCAATCTTGTACA
The Bacteroides sedimenti genome window above contains:
- a CDS encoding T9SS type A sorting domain-containing protein, which gives rise to MKIKFTLTAIIAWVSLFTFGQITIPKNATFVTPKVTQQLKGLYQTKNLKTLNLLFPGERVTSQAPDLKSSAAKQKLDSIVSHKWDATNQWVKYTKEEHAYDDNGRWVTGVYYSWNSDINRWAEGIKDVYTYNANNKWASSINYNWNTNTNQWVNNSKNEYTYNANGYCTQLLASEWKASSSQWVNNSKDELTYNSNGYWTQGIVSEWDTIANQWVNGLKYECAYNVYNKITEIIVYYWNAETSQWTNFMLFEFIYYTADGKLKESNVHFWGEPIYSAEWYLVTKNEYTYDSNERLFTEIISEYNIDIIWGYELSNKSKYEYSYDANGNRTQSFVSKWDIDTSSWSSYSKEVNSYDLAYNFTDLLLPSEYFVLTIPSSNLTPDIINKPLEDIEYLWNKTSTNWDNNTKDIYYYSDLNGSGINEVTTDNLIIYPNPVSEGFYLNLSEKNIKVSIYDFSGNLLFTKQLSGNEYINVSTLPHGIYMIKVTTDKGIMTKKFVKK
- a CDS encoding prephenate dehydrogenase, producing the protein MRILILGAGKMGSFFTDVLSFQHETAVYDVNPQQLRFVYNTYRFTTLEEIKEFEPELVINAVTIKYTLEAFRQILPVLTKDCILSDITSVKTGLKKFYQESGFRYVSTHPMFGPTFASLNNLSSESAIIISESDHLGKVFFKDLYSTLGLNIFEYTFDEHDDTVAYSLSIPFVSTFVFAAVMKHQEAPGTTFKKHMAIAKGLMSEDDYLLQEILFNPRTPAQVENIRRELKEILEIITAKDADRLKKYLTKIRKNIQ
- a CDS encoding bifunctional 3-deoxy-7-phosphoheptulonate synthase/chorismate mutase type II, which translates into the protein MELESILLPGMEAKRPIVIAGPCSAETEEQVMDTAKQLANKGIKIFRAGIWKPRTKPGGFEGVGVEGLSWLKEVKKETGMYVSTEVATAKHVYEALKQNIDILWIGARTSANPFAVQEIADALKGVDIPVLVKNPVNPDLDLWIGALERINNAGLKRLGAIHRGFSSYDKKIYRNLPQWHIPIELRRRIPNLPIFCDPSHIGGKRELIASLSQQAMDLNFDGLIIESHCNPDVALSDASQQITPDVLDYILNLLVIRTETQSTESLAELRRQIDDCDNALIETLAKRMRVSREIGTFKKEHNMTVLQSGRYDEILSKRGAQGAEFGMDPEFVKAVFEAIHEESVRQQMEIINQ